A genomic region of Bactrocera dorsalis isolate Fly_Bdor chromosome 3, ASM2337382v1, whole genome shotgun sequence contains the following coding sequences:
- the LOC105228091 gene encoding sister chromatid cohesion protein PDS5 homolog B, translated as MTDVKYPSGCRPLTEDLGTDELIRRLKTLAHALQAMGQDEKHVPDYIQLALMLVDEYFLQHSSRDVQLLVACCIADILRVFAPEAPYKDQDQIKAIFMFFIKQLNGLKDPKDASFKRYFYLLENLAFVKSFNMCFEIEDCQKIFCQLFAMMFRIINDDHSTKVKNFMIDIMSPLITEADNLTTPLLDLILINIVEPQKSANIHAYHLAEQLIQKTSYALEPVIKIFFNQVLILGKIDKNITVTAKMYDLIYELYQISPNLMCSVLPQLECKLKSTTEIERMKAVSLLARMFSEKDSQLSKKHTSLLRMLLGRFCDIAAAIRVKCVQSSMHFLLNHPHLRKEITDCLRARQHDSDETVRYEVVMAIVATAKREFNIVCESQDLLHIVRERTLDKKFKIRKEAMNGLAFIYKRVLCEPNDLSLDLKESVSWIKNKILHGYYMPGIEDRLLVERLLITCLVPYKLPSEERMKKLYLLLGTLDDNAMKAFMEIQKNQMKTRKTVSDWVKMHHTKELTQKMQNQLNVKQAIICKLLPDPIKAAEFIAKFSVNMRKDASLLRYMEIILKRDVSCKECADTMSLLLKKLGNPMAANLYYNTVKMLIERIASVMVDKESIGILISLVDQCMQRGKIVEEMGVPSEEAGERGLKFLCMLSYIFSAHFFTDETLGHMIALLSHEEDYAAPLILKALVHLGRYQPLCDINPTVLEALASICKDFALTGTVKQAKHAVRCIFVNVQTQMTGSAGADSINPATKTPIVHPIFNEIIESLRVTLSPQDPYQHTKICTLGHIAYHMPQAFLTPVKNMIARRVVKELLIQGVSESRDCDLPVGDWCSKEMLPADTLCKLDALKTMARWLIGLRSDEHAAQKTFRMLIAFINQRGDLLEQNRLCPAEKSWLRLSAACAMLKICEQKGVGDQCNAEQYFNLSQVMCDPVSEVRDIFAQKLHKGLGKGLPNKCLPLDFMGYYVLVGRETEKRQSEVIRNYVEMDVNKRREYIKTIATMSTDSKNDAQTAYLLPDFMLAFAIPVLAHDPAFTDYEDRVQLKQVEKCLRFILEPLMMKREAFSYSFYVNLIQMMKNHQDTTPNAEDNSYNLKMWAACDLALYIINSKIGDGSTSSNSFPVTIHLPEMYYKPLDKPDNNTKVYIPLDTYTLASGPISAASKLTSSTAVSAPVVKKINTSAASSANLTLRLVGDKRTTDHLPSNENSPTNAQDNAVTYDDGSIAEPPAKRTRGPLRAGRTVS; from the exons atGACGGACGTAAAATATCCCTCAGGTTGTCGTCCGCTGACTGAGGATTTAGGGACGGACGAGCTTATCCGCAGACTTAAG aCTCTAGCTCATGCGTTACAAGCTATGGGCCAAGATGAAAAACACGTTCCTGATTATATACAATTAGCACTGATGCTGGTAGATGAATACTTTCTACAACATTCATCGCGCGATGTTCAACTTTTAGTGGCATGTTGCATTGCTGATATATTGCGAGTTTTTGCCCCCGAGGCACCTTATAAAGACCAGGACCAAATCAAagcaatatttatgtttttcattaAACAGCTTAACGGTCTCAAAGATCCAAAAGATGCGTCTTTCAAAAGGTATTTTTACCTGCTTGAAAACTTAGCCTTCGTAAAATCTTTCAATATGTGCTTTGAAATTGAAGATTGCCAAAAAATTTTCTGCCAACTCTTTGCAATGATGTTTAGAATTATTAA CGATGATCACAGCaccaaagtaaaaaatttcatgaTTGATATCATGAGTCCTCTTATTACGGAAGCTGACAATTTGACTACACCATTATTAGATTTAATCTTGATTAACATTGTAGAGCCTCAAAAATCGGCTAACATTCACGCCTATCATTTAGCGGAGCAATTGATTCAAAAGACAAGTTACGCATTGGAACCCGTCATAAAAATT ttttttaaCCAAGTCCTTATATTGggtaaaattgataaaaatattacggTTACAGCAAAAATGTATGATCTCATCTACGAACTATATCAAATTAGTCCGAATCTGATGTGCTCCGTGCTGCCACAACTTGAATGCAAACTAAAGTCTACAACTGAAATAGAAAGGATGA AGGCGGTATCCTTATTAGCTCGAATGTTTTCCGAAAAGGACTCACAGCTCTCAAAAAAACATACCTCATTATTGCGAATGCTTTTGGGTCGTTTTTGCGACATTGCTGCAGCGATACGCGTTAAGTGTGTACAATCTTCAATGCATTTTCTATTAAATCATCCACATTTGCGAAAAGAAATAACCGACTGTTTACGTGCTCGTCAACATGATTCCGATGAAACAGTCCGCTATGAAGTGGTTATGGCCATTGTTGCGACGGCCAAAAGGGAATTTAATATAGTATGTGAGTCACAGGATTTATTGCATATTGTACGAGAACGCACGctggataaaaaatttaaaatccgtAAAGAAGCTATGAATGGTCTGGCATTTATTTACAAAAGGGTTTTGTGTGAACCCAATGACCTATCACTCGACTTAAAGGAATCTGTAAGttggataaaaaataaaatattacatggTTATTATATGCCCGGAATCGAGGATCGACTCCTCGTTGAACGTTTACTTATCACCTGCCTCGTACCGTACAAATTGCCTTCAGAGGAAAGAATGAAGAAGTTATACCTTCTTCTGGGTACACTCGATGATAATGCTATGAAAGCGTTTatggaaattcaaaaaaatcaaatgaaaacacGAAAAACCGTTAGTGATTGGGTAAAAATGCATCACACCAAAGAGCTtacacaaaaaatgcaaaaccaACTTAACGTTAAACAGGCCATAATTTGCAA GTTACTGCCAGATCCTATTAAAGCGGCTGAATTTATAGCAAAATTCAGCGTTAATATGCGCAAAGATGCATCTTTACTGCGTTATATGGAGATAATTTTAAAGCGGGATGTGTCTTGCAAAGAATGTGCTGACACAATGTCATTGCTTCTAAAGAAACTTGGAAATCCAATGGCGGCCAACTTATATTACAATACCGTCAAAATGTTGATTGAACGAATTGCGTCAGTCATGGTAGATAAGGAATCAATCGGTATTTTAATAAG ccTTGTTGACCAATGCATGCAACGTGGCAAAATTGTAGAAGAAATGGGTGTACCCAGTGAGGAAGCCGGTGAACGTGGTCTTAAATTCTTATGT ATGCTTTCGTATATATTTTCTGCGCATTTTTTCACCGATGAAACCTTAGGACACATGATCGCCTTATTAAGTCACGAGGAGGATTACGCTGCACCTCTTATACTGAAGGCTCTCGTACATCTCGGCCGATATCAACCCTTATGTGACATCAATCCAACTGTTTTGGAAGCACTGGCTTCAATTTGCAAAGACTTTGCATTAACAGGAACGGTAAAGCAAGCCAAACACGCAGTGCGTTGCATATTTGTTAACGTGCAAACTCAAATGACCGGAAGCGCTGGTGCTGATTCTATTAATCCTGCAACAAAAACGCCTATAGTTCATccaatatttaatgaaatcatTGAATCTTTACGGGTTACACTCTCTCCACAAGATCCATATcaacatacaaaaatttgtacCCTGGGCCATATCGCCTACCACATGCCACAAGCCTTTCTCACTCCAGTCAAAAATATGATTGCAAGGCGTGTTGTCAAGGAGTTACTGATTCAAGGCGTTTCTGAGTCACGGGACTGCGACTTACCGGTTGGTGACTGGTGCAGTAAAGAAATGTTGCCTGCTGACACACTTTGCAAATTGGACGCTCTTAAAACAATGGCACGTTGGCTAATCGGTTTGCGTTCAGATGAGCATGCAGCACAGAAAACATTTCGTATGCTGATCGCTTTCATAAATCAGCGTGGTGATTTGTTGGAACAGAATCGCTTGTGTCCCGCTGAAAAATCATGGCTGAGGCTTAGTGCTGCTTGTGCTATGCTGAAGATTTGCGAGCAAAAAGGAGTTGGAGATCAATGCAATGCTgaacaatatttcaatttatcgCAAGTCATG TGTGATCCCGTGTCCGAGGTGCGCGATATATTCGCTCAGAAGTTACATAAAGGACTGGGCAAAGGTTTGCCCAATAAATGCTTACCACTCGATTTTATGGGATATTATGTTCTAGTTGGTCGTGAAACTGAAAAAAG ACAATCTGAGGTCATTCGGAACTATGTGGAAATGGACGTCAACAAAAGGCGTGAATATATCAAAACAATAGCGACAATGT cgaCGGACAGCAAAAATGATGCGCAAACCGCTTACCTTTTACCTGATTTCATGTTAGCGTTTGCGATACCTGTTTTAGCACATGACCCAGCCTTCACCGACTACGAAGATCGTGTACAGCTAAAACAAGTGGAGAAATGTTTGCGCTTTATTCTTGAACCGCTTATGATGAAGCGTGAAGCGTTCTCATACAGCTTCTACGTGAATTTGATACAGATGATGAAAAACCACCAGGACACGACACCGAATGCAGAAGATAATTCATATAACTta AAAATGTGGGCAGCATGTGATCTAGCACTGTACATAATCAACTCGAAAATAGGCGATGGCAGCACATCTTCAAACTCTTTTCCTGTAACAATACACTTACCAGAAATGTATTATAAACCTTTGGATAAACCGGACAACAATACAAAGGTATACATACCTTTAGACACTTACACATTAGCGTCAGGTCCAATATCTGCGGCGTCAAAATTAACCTCATCAACAGCAGTCTCAGCACCGGTcgttaaaaaaatcaatacttCGGCCGCC